In a genomic window of Trichoderma atroviride chromosome 4, complete sequence:
- a CDS encoding uncharacterized protein (TransMembrane:3 (o106-125i137-158o178-196i)), whose protein sequence is MAASVFLEELKAFAESIALDPTYHDVLSLLKTARNGAVYGSKVRFPHALVMIFLFRSGTFKEKASLVFRATKKHATNLAKFASIYKIAMLALKRYGSTPGKEGMCLSAPLDSFFAGLLGGYFVFGQRSKRYGKISSVSQQIVIYIFARVALGLARLAVKPGHGLPIISSEPLHSQISHYAWPVFASVSWGLVMLLFKHHPEDLQSSLRSSMTYIYKDCDEWDSLRTLLWHNK, encoded by the exons ATGGCGGCCTCGGTGTTCTTGGAGGAGTTGAAG GCCTTTGCAGAGAGCATCGCGCTCGACCCGACATATCATGACGTCCTATCGCTGCTCAAGACGGCGCGCAATGGCGCAGTATACGGATCCAAAGTGCGGTTTCCGCACGCGCTGGT GATGATCTTTCTCTTCCGATCCGGAAC GTTCAAAGAAAAGGCTTCATTGGTGTTTAgagcgacgaagaagcaTGCCACGAACTTGGCCAAGTTTGCGTCCATATACAAGATTGCAATGCTGGCGCTGAAGCGATACGGATCTACGCCGGGCAAGGAGGGTATGTGTCTCTCC GCCCCCCTCGactccttcttcgccggccTTCTCGGCGGCTACTTCGTCTTCGGCCAGCGCTCCAAGCGCTACGGCAAAATCTCCTCCGTCAGCCAGCAGATCGTCATCTACATCTTTGCGCGCGTTGCCCTCGGCCTGGCGCGCCTCGCCGTCAAGCCGGGCCACGGCCTGCCCATTATCTCGTCCGAGCCGCTGCACTCGCAAATCAGCCACTACGCATGGCCCGTGTTCGCCTCGGTGTCGTGGGGtctggtgatgctgctgttcaaGCACCATCCCGAGGATCTGCAGTCGAGCCTGAGGAGTAGCATGACGTACATTTACAAGGACTGCGACGAGTGGGACTCGCTGAGGACTTTACTCTGGCATAACAAATAG
- a CDS encoding uncharacterized protein (EggNog:ENOG41) yields MSGLLSYIPGASLVMGSRSKTGAIDVPPVEVHHIETDADKRARCLKHLLKANHVNYAILWNNLQFDNHNPHLLSSTYLLGGNENHLNEAYNNEIKDLVPWEPSPSEVIDEDWRDFLGDKRYQRAFVDYFEDKLVMEYAYDWKTEVQHFLFSGKKPLFHALLDGLGHPIIHLGYAYEMDSKEIAMEALAMAAVKYDFLHDYLDDSSYTRPSPLKSRAPLDLLIQLSKDDRFSKKEVQVGDMQKYLKDHESAFLEYWNGWDIDDDPKKQFELSQEAAVALLVATVQPGTHAYNFFIVHLLTTSHAVRVLLTFIPPQHHVTLVRAWWLFVLAVFSIKGRPLPDYDNIETDLKGKNWKYVEDKGLNSPWSKDAHYVKAVRAIRDAARTWGDVHDRYLQAAVTFVDNFHGWVF; encoded by the exons ATGTCGGGACTGCTTTCATATATCCCGGGCGCCAGCTTGGTCATGGGCAGTAGGTCGAAGACGGGAGCCATTGATGTGCCGCCGGTTGAAGTCCATCATATTGAGACAGACGCTGATAAGCGGGCTCGATGCCTCAAGCACCTATTGAAGGCAAACCACGTAAACTACGCCATACTGTGGAACAATCTCCAATTCGATAACCACAACCCCCATTTACTCAGCTCGACGTATCTACTTGGCGGGAATGAAAACCATCTCAATGAGGCCTACAATAACGAGATTAAAGACCTGGTTCCGTGGGAGCCGTCGCCTTCCGAAGTGATTGACGAGGATTGGAGGGACTTTCTCGGAGACAAGCGCTACCAAAGGGCCTTTGTTGATTACTTCGAGGATAAACTCGTCATGGAATATGCGTATGATTGGAAGACGGAAGTGCAGCATTTCCTGTTCAGTGGCAAAAAGCCGCTGTTTCATGCTTTGCTAGACGGGC TTGGCCACCCAATTATCCATCTTGGTTATGCATATGAGATGGATAGCAAAGAAATTGCGATGGAGGCGCTTGCAATGGCCGCCGTCAAGTATGATTTTCTTCACGATTATCTTGATGACAGTTCCTATACCAGGCCGTCTCCGCTGAAATCAAGAGCGCCCTTGGACCTGTTAATCCAGCTCTCCAAGGACGATAGATTCAGCAAGAAGGAAGTTCAAGTCGGTGATATGCAAAAGTACTTGAAAGATCATGAGTCGGCTTTCCTGGAATATTGGAATGGATGGGATATTGATGATGATCCGAAGAAACAATTTGAGCTGTCACAAGAAGCAGCTGTCGCATTGCTTGTGGCCACCGTTCAGCCAGGAACCCACGCCTAcaacttcttcatcgtccatcTCCTAACTACCAGCCATGCCGTCCGGGTTCTTCTTACTTTTATCCCACCCCAGCATCATGTTACTCTAGTTAGGGCATGGTGGCTGTTTGTCTTGGCTGTATTCAGTATCAAGGGCCGACCGTTACCCGATTACGACAATATTGAGACCGACTTGAAAGGAAAGAATTGGAAATATGTGGAAGATAAAGGGCTGAACTCACCGTGGTCCAAAGACGCCCACTACGTTAAAG CGGTACGAGCGATAAGAGACGCTGCTCGAACATGGGGCGATGTTCACGACCGCTATCTTCAAGCCGCAGTAACTTTTGTCGACAACTTTCATGGATGGGTTTTTTAG
- a CDS encoding uncharacterized protein (EggNog:ENOG41) gives MHSEVPYIPAGCIGISQEESQISRHDWSTLDHRGWQRLDRSHSEARPGELCLDPRIQASLLAAPKLLSLAQLFHAQWCQLEFCVSALDEELGIIRVHLLPDDVQRGSIDRTSSALQRERSKILRYLDYSPCAWKAVKIPEETGSPILDNPNTDENDKDISLLELFNAIPSPCPDLDLVKEPYTQDAMYNLMESKVPGLKTELHPYQRRSAALMLQKEVQPGQTLDPRLLHLKDTRGSSWYMDHVTGEVLLGPRYYDAVSGGILAEEMGSGKTIICLALILATMHLPTNPPDFYKQGQPPVRQRIASLADMAASCATRHAVPWRSYFEAWKAQHGYEFTHCNDVLSRNPGHYFLPAPKPPRSRRRNATGTTPPPQKVYLSSASIVIVPNNLLAQWKKEIRKHTEGLNVLVLGKSDRLPSSHDELLTYDIILFSQSRFEIVVKQYGGVSGSILSSIHFKRCIVDEGHKLGNSRINKKSNLLIGLDSMHFSSRWVVTGTPSHGLYGVESPHTSTAISHTDQSNSSTEMERKDLDRIGAITALYLKARPWANIDIENGDTVADWTKYLMLPKHHPKSQGRFESLESTLNSLIIRHRTSEIKTLLPSVNEKVVVLEGSYQDQLSLNLFSMMIVFNSVQSQRTDMDYFFHQRQKKSLLQIVHNLKQASFFGGSFFTADEIAKSVETAEKFLAERKIPISPEDESLLQQAIQFGHLAMHNRLRNLTNQFHETAVSITGFPGNAGASWSLDGAATDGSICTSTSMILSLQSLVYKAARSEEKFNSLLNGELISEGALERSKLLDAAAPEKSSKSKEKSSSTLAGNTKLGDDSPKKVRSHGINGTEPKTLAVEPSAGHLEQTKITATVSAKLSYLVDCLGKYQEEEKIIVFYENENVAWYLASMLDVLQIQHLIYAKTLSTERRAHYVDTFNHNEKFRVLLMDLSQAAFGLDMQEASRIYFINPVLNPQVEAQAIGRARRISQKKPVSVETLVLKNSLDEVILERKKHMSQEEHRQAKSILDVRPIYNWIKNTKVTPMKPSEDDYTLQMAALQTTQAVFGKGFGVVAHPDDGIILDEKQAPNNKPSAHQRPLIVSSVLKRSYDNGPGSGGLTRDDENHAASQEEPTSKPIRRIRFA, from the exons ATGCATTCTGAAGTGCCATATATTCCCGCCGGATGCATTGGAATCTCACAAGAAGAAAGCCAAATCAGTAGACACGACTGGTCAACATTGGATCATCGGGGATGGCAAAGACTCGACCGCAGCCACTCCGAGGCTAGGCCCGGCGAGCTATGCCTCGATCCCCGAATACAGGCGTCCCTCCTTGCAGCTCCAAAGCTTCTTTCGCTCGCTCAGCTGTTTCACGCTCAATGGTGTCAACTTGAATTCTGCGTCAGTGCCTTGGATGAAGAACTAGGAATTATTAGAGTACATCTGCTACCAGACGACGTTCAACGAGGCTCCATAGACCGTACCAGTTCGGCATTACAAAGGGAGAGATCCAAGATACTTCGCTACCTTGATTATTCACCGTGTGCTTGGAAAGCCGTTAAAATACCAGAAGAGACTGGCAGCCCTATTCTTGACAATCCCAATACCGATGAAAATGATAAGGACATATCTCTGCTGGagctcttcaacgccattcCTTCACCATGCCCAGACTTGGATTTGGTCAAAGAGCCATATACACAGGATGCCATGTATAATCTCATGGAGAGCAAAGTACCAGGACTCAAAACAGAGCTACATCCCTACCAAAGACGATCTGCAGCTTTGATGCTGCAAAAGGAAGTGCAGCCCGGCCAGACTCTCGACCCGAGGTTATTGCATCTGAAAGACACACGCGGCTCATCTTGGTATATGGACCATGTTACTGGCGAGGTTTTATTGGGGCCGCGATATTACGATGCGGTTTCGGGAGGGATACTGGCAGAGGAAATGGGCTCGGGCAAGACAATAATCTGTCTTGCGTTGATACTTGCGACGATGCATTTGCCAACAAATCCGCCTGATTTTTATAAACAAGGTCAACCACCAGTCAGACAGAGAATTGCATCTCTTGCCGATATGGCAGCCTCATGCGCCACACGTCATGCCGTTCCCTGGAGATCCTATTTCGAAGCGTGGAAGGCGCAGCATGGTTATGAGTTTACCCATTGTAACGACGTTCTTTCGAGAAACCCCGGGCATTATTTTCTCCCCGCACCGAAGCCCCCTCGTTCTAGACGACGGAATGCAACCGGCACAACGCCGCCGCCCCAAAAAGTCTACTTGAGTTCGGCCTCAATTGTGATTGTTCCCAATAACCTTCTTGCGCAATGGAAAAAGGAGATACGAAAGCATACTGAGGGCCTAAATGTACTAGTTCTTGGGAAAAGCGACAGGCTTCCGTCGTCGCACGATGAATTATTGACATACGACATCATCTTGTTTTCCCAGTCAAGGTTTGAGATTGTTGTGAAACAATATGGCGGTGTCAGCGGTTCTATCTTGTCATCCATCCATTTCAAGCGATGTATCGTGGATGAGGGGCATAAACTTGGTAACTCAAGAATTAACAAGAAAAGCAATCTCTTAATTGGCCTAGACTCGATGCATTTCTCCTCTCGTTGGGTCGTTACGGGAACCCCTTCGCATGGTTTATACGGAGTTGAATCACCTCATACTTCTACGGCGATTTCTCATACCGACCAAAGCAACTCTTCAACggaaatggaaagaaaagatctTGATCGAATCGGGGCCATTACTGCCCTATATTTAAAAGCCCGTCCTTGGGCGAACATTGATATTGAGAATGGCGATACAGTGGCTGATTGGACGAAATACTTAATGCTCCCTAAGCATCACCCCAAGAGTCAAGGCCGATTCGAGAGTCTGGAATCTACGCTCAATTCTCTTATTATTCGCCATCGTACATCGGAAATTAAGACTCTTTTACCATCTGTAAATGAGAAGGTCGTTGTTCTCGAAGGTTCATATCAGGATCAACTGTCATTAAATTTGTTCTCTATGATGATAGTGTTCAACTCGGTCCAATCGCAGCGAACGGACATGGATTATTTCTTTCAtcagaggcaaaaaaaatccctgCTACAGATCGTACACAATCTAAAGCAGGCAAGCTTTTTTGGAGGGTCTTTCTTTACTGCTGACGAAATTGCTAAATCAGTAGAAACCGCAGAAAAGTTTTTGGCAGAGCGGAAAATACCCATCAGTCCTGAAGATGAGTCACTACTTCAACAAGCTATTCAATTTGGCCATCTAGCCATGCACAATAGACTTAGAAATCTTACCAACCAATTTCACGAAACGGCAGTGTCAATCACAGGCTTCCCCGGCAACGCTGGCGCATCCTGGTCTCTTGATGGTGCTGCCACAGACGGCAGCATCTGTACATCTACCAGCATGATCCTATCACTTCAGAGTCTAGTATATAAGGCGGCAAGGAGTGAAGAAAAATTCAACTCTCTTTTAAACGGCGAACTGATCTCAGAAGGCGCACTGGAACGCTCGAAACTCCTAGATGCGGCAGCTCCTGAAAAGAGTTCCAAATCAAAGGAAAAGTCATCTAGTACACTTGCTGGTAATACAAAATTAGGCGATGATAGCCCGAAGAAGGTACGCTCGCATGGCATAAATGGAACTGAGCCGAAGACTCTCGCTGTCGAACCATCTGCCGGCCACCTCGAACAGACAAAGATCACCGCGACTGTATCCGCAAAACTCTCTTACTTGGTCGACTGCCTGGGGAAataccaagaagaagagaagataaTTGTTTTCTACGAGAATGAAAACGTAGCATGGTACTTGGCTAGCATGCTTGACGTG CTTCAAATCCAACATTTGATTTATGCCAAAACTTTGAGCACAGAGAGGAGAGCGCATTATGTCGATACGTTCAACCATAATGAGAAATTCAG AGTACTCCTCATGGATTTATCTCAGGCAGCGTTTGGTCTAGATATGCAAGAGGCATCTCGAATATACTTTATCAACCCAGTCCTCAATCCGCAGGTAGAGGCGCAGGCCATAGGTCGTGCGCGGCGAATTAGCCAAAAGAAGCCAGTCTCTGTCGAAACGCTTGTGCTGAAGAACAGTCTGGACGAAGTCATTCTCGAGCGCAAGAAACATATGTctcaagaagagcatcgCCAAGCCAAGTCCATTCTGGATGTCCGACCAATATATAACTGGATCAAAAATACCAAAGTTACTCCAATGAAGCCAAGCGAAGACGATTATACTTTGCAGATGGCCGCGCTTCAAACCACACAAGCTGTATTTGGCAAAGGGTTTGGAGTTGTGGCACATCCCGACGACGGCATTATCCTGGATGAGAAACAAGCGCCGAACAATAAACCATCAGCGCATCAAAGGCCTCTCATAGTATCGAGTGTGTTGAAGAGATCGTATGACAACGGACCAGGAAGTGGAGGATTGACAAGGGATGACGAAAATCATGCAGCATCCCAGGAAGAGCCGACATCTAAGCCAATTCGGCGGATTCGCTTTGCTTGA
- a CDS encoding uncharacterized protein (EggNog:ENOG41), with protein sequence MASTATIKSFPLPPAFTAADLYSIDEDGNAAAVNAERASRMNRTTRAASQSGAHPVYQGMQNASRSQESFHTALKRPPKLTGTSMSKNGSNYTPPASPTSPRSPTTPRSPTSPTSPTSPTSFAHEGIDGPRRRAASTGNRMNLNTLETSSWVRESVYQSSPIRAAFRPDRPDRGPNELFNLLPGEVLDLVLQSLKGSHLDKNSESCATCMMRDLCSAALCSRRLYKHARVALYEDIQLVGSDSATHKKKFKQNQGNRMTMLRRTLRTNPNIASLVRSLKVPHPEPPLNWSVSKGMLWLEQYEDQVATLIMACPKLERLSGPTPNYDHSFRKMFHALSTRRCLKDMTWIIDPASTPAQQQGGQRTDSPSKQRGQSGPSMLEPSQRDAFLDSHRNWSSLTNLSILCQPGATLAPHRLLSKTLTHLPSLQHLHLCNLPPNAFNDNNLLSLPPLKSLILSRIVGITSNGLTSFATRSNTSHLQRLELRNTPLTSLPALARIFSHLPALKYFYLAQSFPPVMPETDSFALWMMPYLASSTIVKLHWDITSHPNTTNEADDILARSIDAGGFPALTTLRTPNDPEGRFQALCRPVDHIILPNDRFQRLNAMGGIPASGSFSAPSSPISPLHKSATTMSLPLTIYATPLPGTDLQTARLAAQSRLEAAHNAPRFRFTIAADDGLAQTLGTVGFIGTLGSKISYHLLPDDGATDEQGGLVDVADMVGDGGEALSGSREGCTGRWNQKEGEVADKKEKEKWWHTERGRWQRIEAI encoded by the exons ATGGCTTCGACGGCCACCATTAAGTCTTTCCCTCTACCGCCAGCCTTTACCGCGGCGGATTTGTACTCcatcgatgaagatggcaacgCGGCTGCAGTCAATGCTGAGCGCGCATCACGCATGAATCGAACGACAAGGGCAGCGAGTCAATCAGGAGCGCATCCAGTATATCAAGGCATGCAGAACGCATCAAGATCTCAGGAATCATTCCACACGGCATTGAAGCGGCCCCCGAAGTTGACGGGCACGTCCATGAGCAAAAACGGCAGCAACTATACCcctccagcatctcccaCATCTCCCAGGTCGCCTACCACTCCTAGATCGCCCACGTCTCCTACTTCTCCTACATCTCCCACTAGTTTTGCCCACGAAGGCATTGATGGcccgaggaggagggcggcTTCCACAGGAAACAGGATGAACTTGAATACCCTCGAGACCAGCAGCTGGGTGCGCGAAAGCGTCTATCAGTCGTCACCGATCCGGGCGGCGTTTAGACCCGACAGACCCGACAGAGGCCCCAATGagctcttcaatcttctgcCTGGCGAAGTGCTCGATCTGGTCCTGCAGTCTCTGAAAGGATCACACCTGGATAAAAACAGTGAGAGCTGTGCGACGTGTATGATGCGCGATCTCTGCAGCGCCGCCCTCTGCAGCCGTAGATTGTACAAACACGCCCGCGTAGCTTT ATATGAAGATATCCAGCTCGTTGGCTCAGATTCAGCCACGCACAAAAAGAAGTTTAAGCAAAATCAAGGCAATCGTATGACCATGCTGCGACGCACTTTGCGCACCAACCCGAACATCGCCTCCTTGGTACGCTCGTTAAAGGTGCCTCACCCAGAGCCGCCGTTGAACTGGTCCGTCTCAAAGGGCATGCTATGGCTGGAGCAGTATGAAGATCAGGTAGCCACGCTGATTATGGCTTGTCCCAAGCTGGAGAGACTTTCGGGCCCAACACCAAACTACGACCACTCGTTCAGAAAAATGTTCCACGCGTTGTCGACGAGGAGGTGCTTAAAGGACATGACTTGGATTATCGATCCTGCATCCACACCGGCGCAACAGCAAGGAGGGCAGCGGACCGACTCACCGTCCAAACAACGTGGACAAAGCGGCCCATCTATGCTGGAGCCATCCCAAAGAGACGCCTTTCTCGATAGCCATCGTAACTGGTCCTCTCTAACTAATCTGTCGATACTCTGTCAGCCCGGTGCCACATTAGCTCCCCATAGACTCCTATCAAAAACACTAACACATCTCCCTTCGcttcaacatctccatctctgcaACCTCCCACCAAACGCCTTCAACGACAACAACCTTTTATCTTTACCTCCGCTCAAGTCCCTGATCCTCTCCCGCATCGTGGGCATCACCTCCAACGGCCTTACATCCTTTGCCACTCGCAGCAACACCTCacatctccagcgcctcgagCTCCGCAACACGCCCTTGACATCTCTTCCGGCTCTCGCCCGCATCTTCTCCCATCTCCCCGCCCTAAAGTATTTCTACCTCGCGCAATCCTTCCCTCCCGTGATGCCGGAAACCGACTCCTTTGCGCTCTGGATGATGCCCTACCTCGCCTCATCCACCATCGTGAAGCTTCACTGGGACATCACCAGCCACCccaacaccaccaacgaAGCAGACGATATCCTCGCTCGAAGCATCGACGCCGGCGGCTTCCCAGCCCTCACCACCCTCCGAACGCCCAACGACCCCGAGGGCCGCTTCCAAGCCCTCTGCCGCCCCGTGGACCACATCATCCTCCCCAACGACCGCTTCCAGCGCCTCAACGCCATGGGCGGCATCCCCGCCTCCGGATCCTTCAGCGCgccctcatcgccaatcTCGCCCCTCCACAAATCCGCCACGACAATGTCCCTCCCATTAACCATCTACGCCACGCCTCTTCCAGGGACAGACCTCCAAACAGCCCGTCTCGCCGCCCAATCACGCCTCGAAGCCGCCCACAACGCCCCTCGCTTCCGATTCACCATTGCCGCCGACGACGGCCTGGCCCAGACGCTTGGCACCGTCGGCTTCATCGGCACGCTGGGCAGCAAGATTTCGTACCACCTCTTGCCGGATGACGGGGCAACAGACGAGCAGGGCGGGCTCGTGGACGTGGCTGACATGGTGGGCGATGGCGGGGAGGCACTCAGCGGCAGTAGAGAAGGCTGTACAGGGCGATGGAACcagaaggagggcgaggtGGCTGataagaaggagaaggagaagtgGTGGCATACTGAGAGgggaagatggcagagaatTGAAGCAATTTAG